From Paraburkholderia sabiae, a single genomic window includes:
- a CDS encoding sensor histidine kinase translates to MTTPILRIRLGAEEDVVAARRKARAIAAGFGFSQLDQTRIASAVSEIARNAFEYARGGEVTFAFDGAARPQALLIDVRDKGPGIRDLESVLDGTYRSPTGMGCGIAGSRRLMDRCEIESSAQGGTVVSMARFLPNDRPDMPITGIDAIMRSLIQQTTVNGRPQHETTDEAARRSFEELHEQNRELLTTLTELRDRQDELTRLTQELEATNRGVVALYAELDERADELRRADTMKSRFLSNMSHELRTPLSSIRALSNLLLNRLDGDLSGEQERQVLLIRKSAEDLSEIVNDLLDLAKIEAGRTEVTPVRFKATGLFAALRAMLTPLLTDPAVKLIFEDTHGLPSIFADEPKLTQILRNFVSNALKFTEHGEIRVGARMEPDGEHVTFSVADTGIGIAEEHQQVIFEEFGQVQNHLQQRVKGTGLGLPLCRKLAALLGGYTGVDSKPGVGSTFHVTLPLEAEAAAGPDARRADVVHDAPRGPFIAHGGAS, encoded by the coding sequence ATGACGACCCCTATCCTGCGCATCCGGCTCGGAGCCGAAGAAGATGTCGTAGCGGCGCGCCGCAAGGCTCGCGCGATCGCCGCGGGCTTCGGCTTCTCGCAACTCGACCAGACGCGTATCGCGAGCGCGGTATCCGAGATCGCGCGCAACGCATTCGAGTACGCGCGCGGCGGCGAAGTGACGTTCGCGTTCGACGGCGCGGCGCGGCCGCAAGCGCTGCTCATCGACGTGCGCGACAAAGGGCCGGGTATCCGCGATCTCGAATCGGTGCTGGACGGCACCTATCGCTCGCCGACGGGCATGGGCTGCGGCATCGCGGGCAGCCGCCGGCTGATGGACCGCTGCGAGATCGAATCGTCGGCGCAAGGCGGCACGGTTGTGTCGATGGCGCGCTTTCTGCCGAACGACCGCCCCGACATGCCCATCACCGGCATCGACGCGATCATGCGCAGCCTGATACAGCAAACCACGGTGAATGGACGCCCGCAGCATGAAACGACGGACGAAGCCGCGCGCCGTTCGTTCGAAGAACTGCACGAGCAGAACCGCGAACTGCTGACCACGCTGACGGAACTGCGCGATCGTCAGGACGAACTCACGCGCCTCACGCAGGAACTCGAAGCGACCAATCGCGGCGTGGTCGCGCTGTACGCGGAACTCGACGAGCGTGCCGACGAACTGCGCCGCGCCGACACGATGAAGTCGCGCTTCCTGTCGAACATGAGCCACGAGTTGCGCACGCCGCTCAGTTCGATCCGCGCGCTGTCGAACCTGCTGCTGAATCGTCTCGACGGCGATCTTTCGGGCGAGCAGGAACGCCAGGTGCTACTCATCCGCAAATCGGCCGAAGATCTGTCCGAAATCGTCAACGATCTGCTCGATCTGGCCAAGATCGAAGCGGGGCGGACGGAAGTGACGCCGGTCCGGTTCAAGGCCACGGGGCTCTTCGCGGCGCTGCGCGCGATGCTCACGCCGCTTCTGACGGATCCGGCGGTGAAGCTGATCTTCGAGGACACACACGGTTTGCCATCCATCTTCGCCGACGAACCCAAGTTGACGCAGATACTGCGTAACTTTGTCTCCAACGCGCTCAAATTTACCGAGCACGGGGAGATTCGCGTCGGTGCGCGAATGGAACCGGATGGCGAGCACGTGACGTTTTCCGTGGCCGATACGGGAATTGGTATCGCAGAGGAACACCAGCAGGTGATCTTCGAGGAGTTCGGTCAGGTGCAGAACCATCTGCAACAGCGGGTCAAGGGAACGGGGCTCGGCTTGCCGCTGTGCCGCAAGCTCGCCGCGCTGCTGGGCGGCTATACGGGTGTCGACAGCAAGCCGGGCGTCGGCTCGACTTTTCATGTGACGCTGCCGCTCGAGGCCGAAGCGGCAGCCGGACCGGACGCTCGACGCGCCGACGTCGTGCATGACGCGCCGCGCGGCCCGTTCATCGCACACGGAGGCGCCTCATGA
- a CDS encoding response regulator produces MTVAAPLILNVDDNDGARYAKTRVLVHAGFEVIEAATGQGALDQVRSHSPAIVLLDVKLPDISGIEVCSILKRDPQTRSTLILQTSAAAVQSFDKVRALDGGADSYLTEPIEPAELVANVRALLRLHRAEEALRDADRRKDQFLATLAHELRNPLAPIRNAVELMDPRYHATEDAVHDARMIARRQVEHLSRLVDDLLDVSRITHGKIALQIECVHVDAAVATAVEASQPFIAKKQHTLRVNVPDKSCMIYGDPIRVAQVISNLLSNAAKYTPEGGVIELDVSAADGNVTVRVRDNGIGIPSNELADVFNLFMQSEDSLARSEGGLGIGLSLAKTLTELHGGAIEAFSAGLGMGSEFVVTLPMVIQEAAVEPEPATAGEAADTPRANHADTSTTAEQLADKSGARRRVMVVDDSVDGAESMSILLEMLGHEVRVMYDGAAAIAAASEFRPEVVLLDIGLPVIDGYQVARALRAEPATAGALLIALTGYGQDSDRQRTRDAGFDHHLVKPASLDDIERVIAADGAGGVPRNPGSTAQPDAAQPNAAQPSAAQPDVTE; encoded by the coding sequence ATGACGGTTGCCGCTCCGCTGATTCTCAACGTCGACGACAACGACGGCGCGCGTTATGCGAAAACGCGCGTGCTCGTGCATGCCGGTTTCGAGGTGATCGAGGCGGCGACGGGCCAGGGCGCGCTCGATCAGGTGCGCTCGCACAGTCCCGCAATCGTGCTGCTCGATGTGAAGCTGCCCGATATCAGCGGCATCGAAGTCTGCTCGATTCTCAAGCGCGATCCGCAGACGCGCTCGACGCTGATCCTGCAGACGTCGGCGGCCGCCGTGCAATCGTTCGACAAGGTGCGCGCGCTCGACGGCGGCGCGGACAGCTATCTGACCGAGCCGATCGAACCCGCCGAACTCGTCGCGAACGTGCGCGCGCTGCTGCGGCTGCATCGCGCGGAAGAAGCGTTGCGCGACGCGGACCGCCGCAAGGACCAGTTTCTCGCGACGCTCGCGCACGAACTGCGCAATCCGCTCGCGCCGATCCGCAACGCCGTCGAATTGATGGACCCGCGTTATCACGCAACCGAAGACGCCGTGCACGACGCACGCATGATCGCGCGCCGACAGGTCGAGCATCTGAGCCGGCTGGTCGACGATCTGCTCGACGTGTCGCGCATCACGCACGGCAAGATCGCGCTGCAGATCGAATGCGTGCATGTCGATGCCGCCGTCGCGACGGCCGTCGAAGCGAGCCAGCCGTTCATCGCGAAGAAGCAGCACACGTTGCGCGTCAACGTGCCGGACAAGTCATGCATGATTTACGGCGACCCGATCCGTGTCGCGCAGGTGATCAGCAATCTGCTGTCGAACGCGGCGAAGTACACGCCGGAAGGCGGCGTGATCGAACTGGACGTCAGCGCCGCCGACGGCAACGTGACGGTCCGCGTGCGCGACAACGGCATCGGCATTCCATCGAACGAACTGGCCGACGTGTTCAATCTGTTCATGCAGTCGGAAGATTCGCTTGCGCGCTCCGAAGGCGGGCTCGGGATTGGCTTGTCGCTGGCGAAGACGCTTACCGAATTGCATGGCGGCGCGATCGAAGCGTTTTCGGCGGGACTCGGGATGGGCTCGGAATTCGTCGTGACGCTGCCGATGGTGATTCAGGAAGCCGCCGTCGAACCCGAGCCGGCGACAGCCGGCGAAGCGGCGGATACGCCGCGTGCGAATCACGCAGACACGTCCACTACCGCCGAACAGCTGGCTGACAAAAGCGGCGCACGACGCCGCGTGATGGTCGTCGACGACAGCGTCGACGGCGCGGAATCAATGTCGATCCTGCTCGAAATGCTCGGCCACGAAGTGCGCGTGATGTACGACGGCGCGGCGGCGATTGCGGCCGCAAGCGAATTCAGGCCGGAGGTCGTGCTGCTCGATATCGGGCTGCCGGTCATCGACGGCTATCAGGTCGCGCGCGCGTTGCGCGCCGAGCCCGCGACGGCGGGTGCGTTGCTGATCGCGCTGACAGGCTATGGCCAGGACAGCGACCGGCAGCGCACGCGCGACGCGGGCTTCGATCATCACCTCGTGAAGCCCGCTTCGCTCGACGACATCGAGCGCGTGATCGCGGCGGACGGCGCGGGCGGCGTGCCGCGCAATCCCGGCTCGACCGCCCAGCCGGATGCGGCCCAGCCAAATGCGGCCCAGCCGAGTGCGGCCCAACCCGACGTGACGGAGTGA